One window from the genome of Bacteroidia bacterium encodes:
- a CDS encoding T9SS type A sorting domain-containing protein, which produces MKTRILIFTMLTTISLQTFSQTYPTFGAEKLVTITGLTFDAMEPFISLDGNTLFFNSLNSGGNTNLYYATRINDTTFTYVGLVNGTYDSSPNHLDAVASIDSTNNFFWTSLRSIPNLYRGVYLGGNVNNISKVYGTCNILTPGWIIMDAAINYQGNLLYYCNGYFGPTYTECVGVPCEAKLGVAQKVNDSTFNKTIYSDAIFSNVNDTNYIVYAPQVTKDGLELFYTRLLKGNYNTEICVSVRNTVSDIFSLPMVIYSSFGYFPEAATPTTDKQKIYYHKKNGAFIYSIYLRYRTGTTGIKEQSNTENFRVYPNPTNDILDIILPNISGHFTISVYSSLGQELFKMSNKTSIDISNLPNGIYFLTVKNYDRIWTTKIVKE; this is translated from the coding sequence ATGAAAACAAGAATACTTATTTTTACAATGTTGACTACAATAAGTCTGCAAACATTTTCTCAGACCTATCCGACTTTTGGCGCAGAAAAGTTAGTAACAATTACCGGACTAACTTTTGATGCAATGGAGCCATTTATTTCATTAGATGGGAACACGCTGTTTTTTAATTCATTAAATTCTGGCGGCAACACAAACCTTTACTATGCAACAAGAATTAATGATACGACTTTTACATATGTCGGACTTGTTAACGGAACATACGATTCTTCGCCAAATCATCTTGATGCTGTTGCATCAATAGATTCAACAAATAATTTTTTCTGGACTTCACTGCGAAGTATCCCAAATCTCTACAGAGGCGTTTACCTTGGTGGTAACGTAAATAATATTTCCAAGGTTTATGGAACTTGTAATATTCTTACTCCTGGCTGGATTATTATGGACGCAGCCATTAATTATCAAGGCAATTTACTCTATTACTGTAATGGTTATTTTGGCCCAACTTATACTGAGTGTGTAGGTGTTCCTTGCGAAGCAAAACTTGGTGTTGCGCAAAAAGTTAATGATTCTACATTTAATAAAACTATATATTCTGATGCTATTTTTTCAAATGTAAACGATACAAATTATATTGTTTATGCTCCACAAGTAACAAAAGATGGACTTGAATTATTTTACACACGACTCTTAAAGGGTAATTATAATACTGAAATATGCGTTTCTGTGAGAAATACTGTTTCAGATATTTTTAGTTTACCGATGGTAATTTATTCAAGCTTCGGATATTTTCCGGAGGCAGCAACTCCAACCACAGACAAACAAAAAATATATTACCATAAGAAAAACGGAGCCTTTATTTATAGTATTTACTTACGTTATAGAACAGGTACTACAGGTATTAAAGAACAATCAAATACGGAGAATTTTAGAGTGTATCCTAATCCGACAAATGATATTTTAGACATCATATTACCTAATATTTCAGGGCATTTTACAATTTCCGTTTACTCCTCACTTGGACAAGAACTATTCAAAATGTCCAACAAAACATCAATTGACATTTCAAATTTGCCAAATGGAATATACTTTTTGACAGTAAAGAATTATGACAGAATTTGGACAACTAAAATTGTTAAAGAGTAA